CCATCTTCCCGAGCAGGATCTGTCCGTCGCCGAGAACGGGAAGGTCGCGCAGATCGACGGCGCGTTCGAGGTCGTCGAGCCAGGGACGGCGCGGAGCCGGGATGCCCGCCTGCGCGGCCGCCTTCACCAGTGTGGCGACGATCCGCTTCTGGTCGTTCGGACCGAGGTCTTCATCGTGGGAGTCGGACTCCGGGGCCTGCTCGGCCTCCCAGAGCTGGGTCGAGCCGAAGCGGAGCTCGGCGACCTTCACATCCGCGACCTGCTCTTCGTCCGTGGTCCAGCCACCGGCGTAGGCCGACTGGAATCGCACGAGGCGACCCGGGCCGGTCTTGGCGATGCCGCGCCCCGGAATCGAGGGCGGGAAGCTCGCCGCGATGGGATCGTCGACGACGTCCTTCGAGTCGGATTCATCGGCCATCCGCAGGGCGACGCGAAGGTTGGTGTTCGCGCGCAGGTTGTCCTTGATGACACCGGCCGGACGCTGCGTCGCCATGATCAGGTGGATGCCGAGGGAGCGACCGCGCTGCGCGATGTCGACGACGCCGTCGACGAACTCCGGAACCTCTCCGGCGAGGGCAGCGAATTCGTCGATCACGAGTACGAGCGCCGGAGGCGTCTCCGGGTCACGCCGCTTCTCGAGTTCGAGCAGGTCCTTGGCCTTCTTGCGGTTGAACAGGTGCTCGCGGTGGTGCAGCTCGGCCCGCAGGCTCGTCAGCGCACGGCGCACGAGGTGCGGACTCAGGTCGGTCACGAGTCCGACGGTGTGCGGCAGCTCGACGCAGTCGGCGAAGGCGGACCCGCCCTTGTAGTCGACGAAGAGGAAGGTCACGCGATCCGGACTGTGCGCCGCGGCCATGCCGAGCACCCATGCCTGCAGGAACTCGCTCTTGCCGGCGCCGGTCGTCCCGCCCACGAGCGCATGCGGACCCTGCAGACGCAGGTCGAGCGTCATCGCATCGGTCTGCGTCTGCCCGATGATGGCGCGCAGATTGCCGGCCTTCTTCAGGCGCGGCTGCGGCACCCCCGAGCGGTCGATGATCGTGTTGTTCTGCCGCCAGCGGTCGATGATCGCGGAGGCGTCTTCTGCGACCTCGTTGCCGACGAGCGAGAGGAAGCCGACGGAGTTCGGGATGTCGGAGGAGTCTTCCACGACCGTGCTGGAGTCCACGACCGGGGCGAGGCGCTTCGCGAGCATCATCATGTACGCGTGCGAGACGCCCTCGACCTTGACGTCGTCATAGGAGGCCCCGTTGCGCACCGTGCCGACACGGGCATGGTCGAGACCGTTCGTCACGTCGACGAAGCTGCGGCAGGCCGCGGGCAGCGCTTCCACGACGGGAGCGACGAAGAGTCCGTAGACTCCGACATCAGCTCCGCGCTCGAGGATCTGCGTGAGCCGTGCGCGGTCGACCGGCGCATCATTCGTGACGATCACCAGCACCGCGGTCTGCCCGGGGAAGGACGCCTCCTCCGAAGCGCGCTTCACATCCGTGCCGTACAGCATCGGGTCCCAGTCGTCGCCGTACGGCGGACGGCTGGACGTCGGCGCCTTGGCGCGACGCATGACGAGCTCTTCGAGTCCACTCAGCAGTGCCGTGCCGGTGGAGGCGGAGTCGGCGAGCGCCATGTCCTTGAAGGGGTTGCGCTCGCTGGATGTGTGCGGCAGCCACTTCAACCAGTCGAGTTCGTTGGCCCAACCCGGTTCGGTGAGGGCGACGGCGACGAGCTCGTTCGGCGAGTGCATCCCGAACAGCTGCGTCGCGATGCCGCGCAGCGCGTCACCGGCGAGCGAGGTGGGACCCGCGACGCCCAGGGATCCTGCACTCTGCAGCGACTCCAGCACCGGGACGTCATCGATCATCTTGTAGCGCTCGTTGAGCCGGTCCACGCGCTCGACGAACTCGACGAGCGCGTCGGCGTTCTCCATCCGCTTGATGCGCGTGCGCGAGAGGTCCGTGCAGGTCCCCAGTCGCACGGCGAGGAAGTTCCAGTGCTCCGGCCGGCGCGTCCAGAGGAGTGGCCCGAGACGCATCGCCTCGTCGAAGACGTGCGCGACGGCGGGCACCTCTTTCTGGCGCACCTCCCGCTCCTTCGGACGCTCGTGGTAGAGCCGCTCCTCGAGTCGCTCGAACTGCTCCTCGAACGACGCCGTCTCGTGCTTGAGGCGCTGGCCGATGTTGGTGCGCTGCGAGATGTAGTTGCCGAACATCATGAGCGGCGTCATGAGGATGATCAGCAGCGACCGCGGGTTGTTCATGATCATGAACATCGCGGCGCCCAGCAGGATCGGCGCGACGAGCATGGGCCAGGGGAAGAGGCGCTGCACCTGGTCGCGCGGGTAACGCGGCTCGTCGAGCTCCTCGCCGACGTAGCGCTCTTCCACGCGCGGGCTGCGGTTGAACAGCAGGGCACCGCCGCGCTCCAGCACCGGGTCGGCGTCGCGCGCGGAACCGTCGAAGTCACTCACCAGACGCACCACGATCTCGGAGTCACCGAGCGCAAAGGGCTGCCCGGGGATCACGCGCAGACGCTGCACGAGACCGCTGTCGACGAGGATGCCGTTGGCGGAGTTGAGGTCGACGATCTCGACGAAGGTCGCGGCGACCTCGATGCGCGCGTGGCGCTTGGAGACCAGCGGATCCGGCAACGCGATCTCGTTGGCGGCGTCACGGCCGATGAAGAAGTGACCGATGGGCAGCGAGAACTCCTGTCCGGCGGCGGGGCCGGACAGCACGGAGAGCAGCACCGCGGGCTGCGCGCCCGCCGTGCCGGTCGACACATGGTGCTGACCGAGATTCACGACCTCTGCGAGAAAGCCTGAGCCGAGCGGTGCGTCGCCGACGATCAGGTCCGGGCTCAGCAGCGTCAGCTGGTCGCTCGTCGGCGAGGCGACCGAGAGCGTCAGCACGTCACCCGCTCCGGCCGGAATCGTGCGCAGCGGGTCGGTCTGCGCGATCTGCTGCGCGACATCGGCCACGGTCGCGGTCGAGTCCGCCATGACGACGATGTCGGTGAGGGCTGTGCCCGGGCGGCGCAGGGTCAGTTTGACTCTCAACGGTCATCCTCTCGGCGCGGAATGCGCGGCATAGGGGTGCTCACAGCTGCTCGACGCGCAGGCTGCGGTCTCCGAAGTTCACGATGTCGCCGGTGCGAAGTTCGACGGGGTGGCCGGGCAGCAGCATCGTCTCGACACCGTCGCGCACGAGCGCGCTGCCGTTCGTGGAGGCGCGGTCGACGGCCATCGCGCCCCGACGCGCGATCTGGATCGCGAGATGGGTCTTCGACACCGAGCGCGTCTCGTCGTCGATGCGCGCGAGCTGCACGGCGCCCTCGCCCGCGGCGGGGCTCGGCGCCCGTCCGATCAGGGTCGTCGCACGCACCTCGATGCGCTCACCGCTGTCGAGCACGAGGACCGCGCGCACCGGTGAGATCGCCGCTGCGGCGGGAGCGGCTGCGGCCTCCGCGACCGGCGGCATCGGAGGGGCGGATGCGGACGCGGGTCCAGGTTCGACGGGCGCGGCGGGCTCTGCGGGAGCAGGAGGAACCGCAGGCGGGACGGGTGCAGCATCCGCTCGCGGAGTGAAGGGCGTCCCGGTGACCATGCCCGTCGCGGGGACAGGAGCGGCACCGGGCGCACCGGGAGACGCCGTGGGCGCAGGGGTCGGCACGACCGCCGACGCGGGCACCGGCGCCGGCGCAGGTGCTGCGGTCAGGGGGCCTCCGGGCGCGGCCGCCGCCGGGGCTGCCCCGGTCGGTCCTGAGCCGGTCGTGCGGTGCGCACCGAGCACCCCTCCGGAGAACCGCGCGGTCGGGACGTACTCGGCCGGCGCGTGCAGCTCGGTCGGCGTCGCCAGCGAAGGCAGCGGCGCGACCTCCTCGTGGAGGGCCGTCCGAAACTGCTTGCGTGCGATGCGCATGCGCTTGACGTCGTAGGGGTTGAGGCCCGCGCGCACATCGACGAACCATGTCGCCGCGGCGAGATCGAGCCACCCGCGCCCGCGCCGTTCGGAATCCATCAGCGGCGAGAACGCGATGACGAGGACGGGACCGATGATCGGCACGAGGAAGGTCGCGCCGATCAGCAGATAGCGCACGACCGCTCCGCGCCAGAAACCGGGGCGCTCCAGGGTGCGCACGTTGATCGAGCGGATGCCGACCAGACCCTTACCGAACGTGACGCCCTTACGACCGTGCAGGACGAGCTGCACGATCGTGTACGCCGTGATCAGCGCCTGCGAGACGGAGACGCCGACGATCAGCCAGACCAGGTCATCACGCGCGAACAGCGCATCGAGGTCGAGCGCTCCGGAGACCGCGTCGAGGGCGATCGGCACAAGCACGAGCATCCCGGGCAGAGCGAGGAGCAGCGCGAGCGCGAGCTCCAGGACCGTCGCGAGCACACGCCGCCCGAAGGGCGCGGTGCGCAGACCCAGCGCCGCGGCATACGCCGGGTCGGGACGACCGTTCTCGTCGAGTCCTTCGACGGCCTTGGGCGCGTCGTCGATCTCCCAGATCACTGCGTGCTCCTCCTGTGTACTCGCCCGTCGGGTTCGAGGGCGGATGCTGCGCCTGCGGCGCGGTCGTTCATTCGGCGTCGTCGTCGGCGTCGGGCTGCGAATCCAGCAGCACCAGGTCATCCTTGGTGACCAGACGCGAGGCGATCACGTGCTCGACAAGACGCGCGCGCCGGTTCGTCGCGAACGAGCGTGTGCCCCCGCGCATGCCCGGCACACCCACGCGCTCGAACTTCTCGCAGACGTTGTCGAGCTTGCGATTGAAGCGGGTGACCGTCCATCCGAGTCGAGCTGCGGCCGCGGCTGAACTCGGGATCGCGCTCATGCCCGTGCCGTCACGACGAAGCAGCGGCTCGGCGAGCGCGAGCAGGAGCTGCTTCTGTGTGAGCGTCAACGGCACGTCGCCGATCGTCGACTGCCCGTCGCCGTCGAACTCGCGACGGGTCGGGCGGAACGTCGGCTGCGTCGCGTGGATCGTCAGCTCGTAGGTCGTGGGACCGGCGGTGAAGACGATCGTGGTGACCGCGAACACGAGAGGAAGCCGCGCACCGGGCGCGAGCCACGCCTGCACTCCGCCGGTCACATCTGTGACTGTTGCGGTGAGTCGGGTGCCGATGTTGCC
The DNA window shown above is from Microbacterium keratanolyticum and carries:
- a CDS encoding RDD family protein — translated: MIWEIDDAPKAVEGLDENGRPDPAYAAALGLRTAPFGRRVLATVLELALALLLALPGMLVLVPIALDAVSGALDLDALFARDDLVWLIVGVSVSQALITAYTIVQLVLHGRKGVTFGKGLVGIRSINVRTLERPGFWRGAVVRYLLIGATFLVPIIGPVLVIAFSPLMDSERRGRGWLDLAAATWFVDVRAGLNPYDVKRMRIARKQFRTALHEEVAPLPSLATPTELHAPAEYVPTARFSGGVLGAHRTTGSGPTGAAPAAAAPGGPLTAAPAPAPVPASAVVPTPAPTASPGAPGAAPVPATGMVTGTPFTPRADAAPVPPAVPPAPAEPAAPVEPGPASASAPPMPPVAEAAAAPAAAAISPVRAVLVLDSGERIEVRATTLIGRAPSPAAGEGAVQLARIDDETRSVSKTHLAIQIARRGAMAVDRASTNGSALVRDGVETMLLPGHPVELRTGDIVNFGDRSLRVEQL
- a CDS encoding FtsK/SpoIIIE domain-containing protein, translated to MRVKLTLRRPGTALTDIVVMADSTATVADVAQQIAQTDPLRTIPAGAGDVLTLSVASPTSDQLTLLSPDLIVGDAPLGSGFLAEVVNLGQHHVSTGTAGAQPAVLLSVLSGPAAGQEFSLPIGHFFIGRDAANEIALPDPLVSKRHARIEVAATFVEIVDLNSANGILVDSGLVQRLRVIPGQPFALGDSEIVVRLVSDFDGSARDADPVLERGGALLFNRSPRVEERYVGEELDEPRYPRDQVQRLFPWPMLVAPILLGAAMFMIMNNPRSLLIILMTPLMMFGNYISQRTNIGQRLKHETASFEEQFERLEERLYHERPKEREVRQKEVPAVAHVFDEAMRLGPLLWTRRPEHWNFLAVRLGTCTDLSRTRIKRMENADALVEFVERVDRLNERYKMIDDVPVLESLQSAGSLGVAGPTSLAGDALRGIATQLFGMHSPNELVAVALTEPGWANELDWLKWLPHTSSERNPFKDMALADSASTGTALLSGLEELVMRRAKAPTSSRPPYGDDWDPMLYGTDVKRASEEASFPGQTAVLVIVTNDAPVDRARLTQILERGADVGVYGLFVAPVVEALPAACRSFVDVTNGLDHARVGTVRNGASYDDVKVEGVSHAYMMMLAKRLAPVVDSSTVVEDSSDIPNSVGFLSLVGNEVAEDASAIIDRWRQNNTIIDRSGVPQPRLKKAGNLRAIIGQTQTDAMTLDLRLQGPHALVGGTTGAGKSEFLQAWVLGMAAAHSPDRVTFLFVDYKGGSAFADCVELPHTVGLVTDLSPHLVRRALTSLRAELHHREHLFNRKKAKDLLELEKRRDPETPPALVLVIDEFAALAGEVPEFVDGVVDIAQRGRSLGIHLIMATQRPAGVIKDNLRANTNLRVALRMADESDSKDVVDDPIAASFPPSIPGRGIAKTGPGRLVRFQSAYAGGWTTDEEQVADVKVAELRFGSTQLWEAEQAPESDSHDEDLGPNDQKRIVATLVKAAAQAGIPAPRRPWLDDLERAVDLRDLPVLGDGQILLGKMDVPERQLQEPAYFYPDRDGSLLVYGTSGSGKSTVLRTLSIAAGMQAGANVEVYGLDFGSGALKSLETLPHVGSIIAGDDAERVQRILRSLGRILDERGKKFSAANAASLSEYRELTGQAEPRILFLIDGFPQFRSEWESTTARMPFYQAFMRILGEGRPLGVHVIASADRSGSVPTAVSANVSRRVVLRLADESSYAMLNAPKDVLDERSAPGRAIVDGLETQIATLGGTPNVAEQTKLLEQLASDLRAAGAREVAEIGALPTQLAVRQLPDRIGEFPVLGVAEDTLAPREFDPVGTFVVAGPPLSGKTNALKALITSMRRFDPEVKLFHFGGRRAQLKEYADWTRSALTPEDAKELAKELTELMGDESIPMRLMVVVEDVPQFADSPAEREMKALFQAINRSDHLLIGDADVTQVTSGFGFIGDFKAGRKGIIIKPDSFDGDAVFKVPFPKVKRNDFPDGRGIFVQAGRQVTVQLPLVEGDRLV